A single genomic interval of Pomacea canaliculata isolate SZHN2017 linkage group LG5, ASM307304v1, whole genome shotgun sequence harbors:
- the LOC112565020 gene encoding CCR4-NOT transcription complex subunit 9-like isoform X1 — protein sequence MDQFMNALGPQPSTRMMNPGQVPGQPMIGPPIDRERIYAWINELTNPETRENALLELSKKREVVPDLAPMLWHSFGTIAALMQEIVNIYAAINPPILTASQSNRVCNALALLQCVASHPETRSSFLQAHIPLFLYPFLHTVSKTRPFEYLRLTSLGVIGALVKTDEQDVINFLLNTEIIPLCLRIMESGSELSKTVATFILQKILLDETGLAYICQTYERFSHVAMILGKMVLHLSKEPSARLLKHVVRCYLRLSDNPRAREALRQCLPDQLKDSTFNNTLKDDASTKRWLMQLQQNLEAPLVPDPRGMPAHS from the exons ATGGATCAATTCATGAATGCGCTAGGGCCTCAG CCTAGTACTAGAATGATGAACCCAGGCCAGGTCCCCGGTCAGCCTATGATAGGACCACCAATTGACAGAGAACGTATATATGCATGGATCAATGAGCTGACCAATCCTGAAACAAGGGAGAATGCACTTTTAGAACTGAG cAAAAAACGAGAAGTGGTTCCTGACCTTGCTCCAATGTTGTGGCACTCATTTGGCACCATAGCAGCATTGATGCAGGAAATAGTCAACATTTATGCTGCTATCAATCCACCAATATTGACC GCCTCTCAGTCAAATCGTGTTTGCAATGCTCTTGCCCTTCTTCAGTGTGTTGCTTCACATCCAGAAACTAGGTCTTCATTTTTGCAAG CACACATTCCGCTGTTTTTGTACCCATTCTTGCACACTGTCAGCAAGACACGACCTTTTGAGTATCTCCGTCTGACCAGCCTGGGTGTTATAGGAGCTTTAGTCAAG ACAGATGAGCAAGATGTCATTAACTTTCTACTGAATACCGAGATCATTCCACTGTGCCTTCGAATCATGGAGTCTGGCAGTGAACTCTCAAAAACA GTGGCTACATTTATCTTACAAAAGATACTTCTGGATGAGACAGGTCTGGCATACATCTGCCAGACATATGAAAGATTTTCACATGTGGCCATGATCTTG gGTAAGATGGTACTTCATCTGTCTAAAGAACCTTCAGCCAGACTACTGAAACATGTCGTACGGTGCTACCTGCGTCTTTCTGACAATCCAAG AGCAAGAGAAGCCTTGCGACAGTGTTTGCCTGATCAGCTGAAGGACTCCACTTTCAACAACACACTGAAAGATGATGCTTCTACTAAACGTTGGCTAATGCAGCTGCAACAGAATCTTGAGGCTCCTCTAGTCCCTGATCCTCGTGGCATGCCTGCTCACAGTTAA
- the LOC112565020 gene encoding CCR4-NOT transcription complex subunit 9-like isoform X2 has translation MMNPGQVPGQPMIGPPIDRERIYAWINELTNPETRENALLELSKKREVVPDLAPMLWHSFGTIAALMQEIVNIYAAINPPILTASQSNRVCNALALLQCVASHPETRSSFLQAHIPLFLYPFLHTVSKTRPFEYLRLTSLGVIGALVKTDEQDVINFLLNTEIIPLCLRIMESGSELSKTVATFILQKILLDETGLAYICQTYERFSHVAMILGKMVLHLSKEPSARLLKHVVRCYLRLSDNPRAREALRQCLPDQLKDSTFNNTLKDDASTKRWLMQLQQNLEAPLVPDPRGMPAHS, from the exons ATGATGAACCCAGGCCAGGTCCCCGGTCAGCCTATGATAGGACCACCAATTGACAGAGAACGTATATATGCATGGATCAATGAGCTGACCAATCCTGAAACAAGGGAGAATGCACTTTTAGAACTGAG cAAAAAACGAGAAGTGGTTCCTGACCTTGCTCCAATGTTGTGGCACTCATTTGGCACCATAGCAGCATTGATGCAGGAAATAGTCAACATTTATGCTGCTATCAATCCACCAATATTGACC GCCTCTCAGTCAAATCGTGTTTGCAATGCTCTTGCCCTTCTTCAGTGTGTTGCTTCACATCCAGAAACTAGGTCTTCATTTTTGCAAG CACACATTCCGCTGTTTTTGTACCCATTCTTGCACACTGTCAGCAAGACACGACCTTTTGAGTATCTCCGTCTGACCAGCCTGGGTGTTATAGGAGCTTTAGTCAAG ACAGATGAGCAAGATGTCATTAACTTTCTACTGAATACCGAGATCATTCCACTGTGCCTTCGAATCATGGAGTCTGGCAGTGAACTCTCAAAAACA GTGGCTACATTTATCTTACAAAAGATACTTCTGGATGAGACAGGTCTGGCATACATCTGCCAGACATATGAAAGATTTTCACATGTGGCCATGATCTTG gGTAAGATGGTACTTCATCTGTCTAAAGAACCTTCAGCCAGACTACTGAAACATGTCGTACGGTGCTACCTGCGTCTTTCTGACAATCCAAG AGCAAGAGAAGCCTTGCGACAGTGTTTGCCTGATCAGCTGAAGGACTCCACTTTCAACAACACACTGAAAGATGATGCTTCTACTAAACGTTGGCTAATGCAGCTGCAACAGAATCTTGAGGCTCCTCTAGTCCCTGATCCTCGTGGCATGCCTGCTCACAGTTAA